ATGATTGCCCTGTTTGAGCACTACACGCGCATACTGATTTTGCATTTGAGCGCGCCCCTCTTTAAGCTGCAAAAGCAACATGATAATTGACTGCAATATATCTAGAGGCTCAAACCCTGTGATTACAAGCGGTTTTTGGTAACGGTTAGCAATGTAGTCAAATGGCTCCTCGCCAACAACCATACTGACGTGACCTGGCGCCACAAATCCATCAATACTAAACTGCGGCGCATCAAGCAGAGATTGCAGTATCGGCACAGTAGTAATGTGATTACAAAAGAGAGAGAAATTTTTGACACCATCACTTTCTGCTTGCAAAAGTGTCAGAGCGGTGCTGGGCATCGTAGTCTCAAAACCAAGAGCAAAAAATATCACTTCTTTGTCCGGATTTTGCTTGGCAAGTGCCAGAGCGTCGAGTGGCGAATACACCATTTTGACCTGAGCACCATCGGCTTTGGCCTGCAACAGACTCTTTTTTGAGCCAGGCACGCGCATTGCATCGCCAAAAGTGGTAAAGATAACATCATCGCGCTCTGCCAGAGCAACACAATCATCCACCCGAGACCGGGGTAATACACAAACCGGACAGCCCGGTCCATGTATGAGTTCAATATTTTTGCTGAGCATCTGCTCAATACCAAAGCGAAAAATGGCGTGAGTATGACCGCCACAAAATTCCATTAATTGCACCGGCCGACCAAGCTTACCCGAGACCTCGGCGGCAAGTGTCTCTATCTGAGCAAAGAGCTTACTGGCTTTTTCAGGCTCTCTAAATTCATCTACGTACTTCATCATCACCCTTACAATTTGCTCTGGGTTTCCTGCATCGCTTCCATCTCTTTTTGAGCCTCACCCAACTCGATTAGCAAATCCATTGTGCGCCGTGCCTCAACCTCATCAATGCGCCCCATGGCAAAGCCAACATGGATTAAGACCCAGTCACCGACGCACTTTTCGACAGGATGGTCCTGATCCACAATACAGGCGATATTAATTTCACGCTTAACACCAGAGACATCTACCTTGGCTAGATTACGCAAAGGGTCTGTGATTTCGACAATTTGACCAGGTATACCAAGACACATATTATTTCCTCTCAAGACTATTAGCTGAGGCAATCAGCGCCTGTCCCAGTGCTATACCACCGTCATTGGCAGGGATGCGGGCAGGGGTGAGTACGGTAAAACCATGGACTTGCAAGAGATCTCTGGTCAATTGCAGAAGTAGTCTATTTTGAAACACCCCACCTGTCAGTACAACTGTATCAAATCTGGGGCTGCTATCTACGATACTGAGTTTTTTGACCATATTGGCTACAGCCACGGCTAAACCTCTATGAAACCTGGCGGAGATTACAGGCGCAGAGACCTGGCGCGCGAGATCGCCCAGTAGAGCTTGCCACATACCAGCTGGCTCAAGATAAGGCAGACCTGAATCTAAATTCGAGATAGCAAATGGATAGACTGCATTTTGTTCATTACTACAAAGCTCTTCATTAGAGGCAATTGCTTCCAACTCTATAGCCGCTTGCCCCTCATAGCTTGCTACCTCTCGGCAGATGCCGATTGCGGCTGCCACTGCGTCAAATAATCGCCCACAGGAAGAGGCTAGCGGTGAATTAATGCCGTTCGTAATCATTGACTCAAAGGTTGCTAGATTTTTTGTCTTAAAAAATTCAGTCAGCTCAATTTTTTCATAGTCCGCTAGATAGCTATTCCAACCCATGGCAGAGACAAAATGGGCAAAGCTGTTGCGCCAGGGCTCACGCATTGCCATTGAGCCGCCAGGCATTGATATGGGTTTAAACGTAGCCAGTCGCTCATAGCCATAATAATCACAAAACAAAAATTCTCCACCCCAGAGTTGCCCTTCACCGTAACCTAGCCCATCCAGAGCTACACCCAGGATTTTAGCGGCGCTGATAGGATAGTTGTGCTCAGCTAGACAAGCCGCCACATGGGCATGATGATGCTGGACCGACTCAAGGGTGATTGGCTTTGCCCCCTTGGACTCTTCCAACATTTGCCGCCCGAGCTTGGCAGAGAGATATTCAGGATGCTGGTCAATAGCGATGATTGTGGGCTCAAACTGAAATAGCCGACGATAAAGGTCAATATTTTTGAGGTAGTCAATGTAGGTAGCAGCGTCTTCCAGGTCACCCATATGCTGAGAGAGAATAGCTTTATCGTCTTTAACCAGACAAAAGGTATTTTTTAATTCACCACCAAGAGCCAGTACCTGGCCCATCCCCTCAAACCCTGGCGGCAGGCTAATGGGAGCGGGTGCATAGCCGCGGGCACGGCGCACAACTACGGTTTGCCCCTGCACCACCCGTGCTACCGAGTCGTCTATACGATTGACGATGGCGCGATTGTGGAGCAAGACAAAATCAGCAAGGCCAGCCAATCTCCTTAAGGTATCATCGTTGTCAGTGCATTGAGGCTCATCAGCAAGATTGGCGCTGGTAAGCACGATTGGCTGGTTGATAGCACTGAGCAAAAGATGATGCAAAGGCGTATAAGGCAGCATAAAACCTAGCGTATTTTGACCTGGGGCAATGCCGCTGGCAATATTGCCAGGTGCTTTGATATCCAGCAGCACCACAGGCGCTGCCGCACTGCTAAGCAGAGCCTTTTCTTCTTCACTAACGTGACAGTAGCGCTCAATCATCTCAATACTTTTGGCCATAAGTGCAAATGGTTTGGCAAAGCGCTTTTTGCGCTCCCGGAGAAGTGCTACAACAGGAGCGTTTGTAGCATCACAAGCAATATGAAAACCACCAATGCCTTTTATTGCAACAATCTGTCCCTTCAGTATGAGACTGGCAGCGATATCAACATCGTCACTTTGTGGTCTTTCGGCTCGGCTCAGTCTAAGTCCGTCAGTACGCACAAGCTCTACCACCGGTCCGCAGACATAGCAGGCGTTAGGCTGAGCGTGAAACCTCCGGTCAAGCGGGTCTTTGTACTCTTTTAGACAATCGCTACATAAGGCAAAGGGCGCCATACTGGTATTAGGTCTATCGTAAGGAATACCACTAATGATACTGAGCCTGGGTCCACAGTGAGTGCAGTTAGTAAACGGATAGCGGTAGCGCCTACTGTTTGGACTAAGAGTTTCTTCCAAACAAGCTGGACAGGTCCTCGCATCGGCGGCAATGGACGTGCGGGCACTGCTGCTTACACTCTCCACTATTGCAAAGCGATCCGGTACAGGGTCACAGCAGTTAAGCTCTATATCGGATAAGTTGCACCAGTCAATGCTGTCGATTTGACCTAATGGCGGGCAGTTGTCTTTGATGGCGGTGATAAAGGCATCGAGGTCTGCCTCCGCCCCAAATGCCTTGATTAAAACGCCTTCGCCATCGTTGAGGATATGACCGGTGATAGAGTGCTTGAGAGCCTCGCCATAAACGGTTGGTCTAAAGCCCACACCCTGCACGGTGCCTCTAATTCTTATCAAACGTCCGGATATCAATGATTTGATAGCATTATCTCTCAAGAGACTAATCAACTGGCACTGTTACCAGTTACTCTGCAATTTTGTCATATCGCCAGTTAGTTTGATATTGTAGTCATCAAGTGAACCATCAAAACAAACTATTAAATCTCTCAGTACTGTTTTTCAAGCTCGGATTTACAGCCTTTGGCGGTCCAGCGGCCCATATCGCCATGATGCAACAGGAGGTTGTAAGACGGCGGAACTGGCTTAGTGAGATTGAATTTTTGGATCTGGTCAGCGCTGCCAATTTGATCCCGGGACCAAACTCCACTGAGCTAGCAATCCACATTGGCTACCGCCAAGCCGGACTGGCCGGGCTTGCAGTCGCTGGACTCTGCTTTATTTTGCCTGCCGCTTTGATGGTCACGGCAATTGCCGCTGTTTATGTACAACTGCATCAGTTGCCTCAGCTAATTGCCATCATGCTTGGCATTAAACCTGTAGTTTTAGCCATTATCTTGCATGCCTCAATAGCTCTGGCAAAGAGCGTATTAAAAACAAATCTCAGTCGGCTTGCCTGTATATGCGCTTTGATTGGCTGCTTTTGCGCTCTAGGTGAAATCACAATACTGCTTTTGACAGGTCTCTTGCTTATGTTTGTACAAACCGACAAACACATCAGACAAACCAGAATTAGTGCTCTGATTATAGTCCCACTGGCAGTAATAGCCCTGTTACTTATGGCCAACGATTTTGGCATAACCTTGCCCTGGGTAGTGAGTCAAGATACAGCGGCCGCCAGCTACAACTTACCTGCCCTTTTTTGTTATTTTGCCAAAGTAGGCGCTGTGCTCTACGGCAGTGGTTATGTCCTTCTGGCTTTCTTGCAAAAGGACTTAGTTAATTCCATGCACTGGATCACAACAGGGCAGCTAATGGACGCCACAGCCATTGGACAAGTTACTCCCGGTCCAGTATTTACCACAGCTACTTTTATTGGCTATCTGCTTGGTGGCACTAGTGGTGCGCTAGCAGCAACAACAGGTATATTTTTGCCAGCCTTTGGCTTTGTTGCTATCACCGCGCCCTATCTGAGTCGACTGCGCCAATCAATACTGCTGGGCAATATGCTGGATGGAGTCAATGCCGCCTCACTAGCTTTGATGATCTATGTCTTTATACAACTGATACCAGGAGCGCTCCAAAATGTCATTACCGGGCTCATCTTTGCGTTATCTCTAGTAATTTTGCAGCTCAAACCAATTAATGCCACCTGGCTCATTGCTCTTGGCGCTCTCACTGGATATCTGTTTTTTAGATAAAACAAGATAAACTTATAGTCCATCTCAAGCGTGCAAACAGTAATTTTGAATGGCATACAAATTAGACAAACAACCAGGCAAGCTTATTTTACGATGCAATCAACCGGTGCTACTGATAGTGGCACTGTTTCTATTGCTCATGATTGTTTACGCACTCTTTAGAGGCTCAGATCATCCCCGAGCCTACATTGGTGTGGCGTCGGCAATATTCTTCTGGCTGGTAACTGTGCTTGCCTATAAGGACTCTACTTATGTATTTGATCTGATCAATAGACGTCTGGTATACAACAGCTTTGGTCCGCTCCTACGTTTGCGCAAAGGTTCAATTGACTTTGACAACATCAATTCAATCACTCTAGAGGACATTCCCACTAGAGGTGGCCAAAATGAATCGCGAATAGTACTATGTCATAACGACAGCACCATGCCTCTCTCCAATAGTTTTGATAATCCTCAGTCAGTCGAAGACTGTTTTGTGAAAATTCACGAGGCAGTAAAAGGCAATACACCACTTTTAGTAAGAAGCGCTCCTGCGCCGGTCTCGCTCACGATGAGCCCGGTAAACAAAGAAGTTGCTATTACAAACGAAATTGAAAAAATCGTAGATAGCCTGATAACACAAAAAAAGTTTATCGATGCCATTAAACTAGTACGCAAAGAGGCAAATGTCGACCTTAAAGCAGCCAAAGACTATGTAGACCGGCGCGCAAAGCATAAATAGACAAGTAAAAACTCGATGCCAAGGTGATTGAATTAGTCGAAGCAATCCAATGAGGCAAGGGCTCAATGAATAAAACAGCTGTCACTTATCTAGTTTTGAGTGCTTCACTATTGGCCTCCACCCTCAGCCTGAGCGGATGTAGCTCCTCTGGACCAAAAGCAGAAGACCTGGCCAAACTACAACAAGAAAACGCTGCTCTCAAAGCTGACATCGAGAGTCTCAAAAAGCAGATGGAATCAAAGTCTGTCGAAATTGAAAAGGCAAAGGATAGCGCCGCCGACACCGCAGAATCAACCGCTAGTACTACAGATAGTGCTACTGGCAGTACCGCTGCCGCCACTAACACAACTGAATCAACCACCCCCAAAGTAAGCTTTACAGACATCGCAGACGTCTTTGGCGAAAAAGAAATCAAACGGTTAACCGAGTTGAAAGTAATCGAAGATGGAGCGACATTTGATCCCACAAAACCGATTAGCAGAGCACAATTTGTCGATTGGTTGGTCAAGGCCAATAACGTCATCAAGCCCAAAAAGTACATGATACGCAAGGCTGAAAAGTCCGCCAAGCCTGCATTTACCGATGTGCCAGCGACTAATACAGCTTTTCCTGCCATCCAGGGTATGAGTGATTCGGACTGGTCCATTGGCTTTACTGACAAAACTTTTAGACCAGATCAAAACCTCACTCGTGAACAAATGATCGCGATTAAGGCGCCCCTGGATTATCAACAAAAAGATCTCTCCAACTATCTGGATAAATGGCGCGATAATGCCAAAATCAGCAAAGATTTTAAAGCCACAATGAATCTGGAAGCGTTTGCCGGTCACAACTGGGAAAGAGTTTTTGGCGCCACCAAAAGTTGCGATCCGCAAAAAACAGTGACCAGAGCTGAGGCTGCCGTCTGTCTCTATCAGTTTTATAGTAATCAACAGGATTTCTCAGCAGCTGACCCACAGGGTGGCACATAAACCCTGACCATGTGATAATCGTTGTTCACCGTACTTAAGCCGCCAGGCGGAGGGCTCATGCTTTATAAAAACACTACTGCCGAAGTCGAGATATTTGGACAAAAGTTGCCAGAACCCAGAGTCCTTCTAGACTTTCTCGGATTTGAGACACACATTAAGCAAATCAGAGACAAGCGCGGCGCCAGTGTTTATCCAGGCTGGTACGACCATGCGGCCTATTATGTGATTGATTTGCCTGCCGACAAAATGTATGGACCTGGCGAAGTAGTACCGATTTTAAGCACCGTCAAAGCCCCTGATTACGAATTTGAAATTGGCTGTCTTGCCACCAAGCATGCTCTAATCACAAGCCCCGAAGAAGCTCTCAAATACTTCCAGGAGCATTGCTATCTGACTATCCTCAATGACTGGTCAGCCAGAGACGTACAAAAAAAAGACATGGAGGGACTTGGTCCCACCAATAGCAAGTTTATCCTGGGCAAAAGTATCGGTCCCAAATTTGTCAAAGCCTCTGACATAAAGATGGACGACAACGGCGTGCTCTTTATGGAAATGACCCTCAAGATCAATGGTGAAGTGCGCAGCCAGTCCAATTATCAAAGCCTTTATCACACACATCCAGTCACTGGCGCCAAGCAAGCCTGGAGCTTCCCCCGTATATTTGCCTGGCTGGGCTCACAAAACATCGCCATACAACCCGGTTATCTGTTTGGTTCAGGCACCGTCGGTAATGGCTGTATTGCTGAGTTTTCGGCAAAAATGGATCCGGTCACTGGTCAAGAGCTTAAGCCGGCTCAATTTGGTTGGCTCAAAGACGGCGACGAAGTCTCCATGGAAGTGGAAGGCATAGGCGTTTTGAGCAACAAAGTAAAAGTAAAAGAATACGCTGCCATCAAATAATTGACAGCAGCGCATCAAAAGAAAATTGCCCTTGGAGGGATTCGGACCCTCAATCCCTTACGGGCACCGCATTTTAAGTGCGGCTCGTATACCAGTTCCGACACAAGGGCATGGCAGAAAAAATATTCTAGCATCATTTGCTACAGCCGACTTAGAGACGGCTGGCACCTTCAGCCAATCTCTTAGCTACTTCACGACTGCTCACGCCATCGCGTCTGATCATCACTTTGAGGACTGAGGCAAAGCCTATTGCCCAGACTATTGAGAGCATTGTAGCGAGGGTGCGTTTGGTCTGAGTGGGCTCATGGATAAAGTCACCGGCAAAACTGGCGATAATCAGCGTGAGCGGGTCAGGAGAGACCACACTGCCCTGTTTGAGCCAGTTAAGCATCTGCACAATTAAAAGACTGCCAAATACAAAACTTATCGCAACAACGGCTCTTTGACTGAGACTGGCTCTCAAACAAAGCACATTTTGGGTGTCGACAAATATCTTAACGGGAAATAGCACAAAGAGCCCGAGCCCAGCGCTCACCACCATGGCTAAAAGAGACTGCCCAGCCAGGCTCTCTATAACGATGGACTGAGCCAGATAAAAGCCAGCAACACAAGTGCAAGCATAGGTAAATACGCTCACCAGGTTGACATTGCAATCAGGATCGACCGGACTGCGCCACCATTTAGCAGCACGTGCCAGGCGGGGCAAGAGCAGTGGTGCCATGATCAAGGATAAAACACCATAGAGCAAGCTCAAAAGTGGATTGACAGCAGCCTTAGCCCTGTCTGATTGATAACGTGAGAGCATCAGTGCTGTTTGAGGCTCTTTACCAAAGAAGTCATAAGCATTGGACGCAAAAGTGTTAAAAGCGCGACTCTTGCTAAAGTGCTCAATACGAGCGGACAAGAAGTCGCAAGCTAGTGATGAAGCGCCGTAATATGGTGCCGCTAAGAGACTATAGGCGGTGGCATTGACAAAGGTGCTGTTTGATACTGGAGTGGGCAAAACCACTGGATGCAAAAAGCGGGGATCGTTGTGGAAGTTTTTTGCTGCCCAGGAGCGCAAAGCCTCCATGGCATCGGCATTTTGGGCGCTGTATTCGTCACGGTTGAGGATCAAGGCAAAAAATACAGTACGCATTACTTTGTCGGCAAAGCTTGTATCCCAGATACCGGCCACCGATGCATTGGCCATCAGTTTATCTGGATTGCTCAGTGTACGTACTTGCTCTCTAGGTCTGACAAATATGGCTACACAGACGATCAAAGCCGCGATCAATACCGCTACAAAAGTAAGAGCTGGCTTTTTGCCCGAATTGGTTTGCATCAATCCGCCTCATAACAACCAGTCAATTTTAGCGGATATCAAGGGCGCAATAGTTTTATTTACTGGAGTTAATTCAAAAGGCAAAGAGCTGTAATAGTCAATTAGAGTTTGCCATTGCGTATATCCATCAGGGCATCAAATTGACCCAAAGCTGCTGCAATTTTTTTTAGTCGCTTACTTTCTGCCAGATCATGATTTGCCGCTGCAACTTGACTGAGGAGTAAATAGTCGTCAGGCACAATACTTTCTGCCTGGCAAAGCTGCTTGGCCAATATTTGTGCGGCTTTTATATCTCCAGTAGACAGCATTACCCGGAGCTTATAAAAGCCCATCTCATCGCTATCCTCTTGATTTGATTGAAGAAGCTGCAAAACTTGTTTGTAGTCTCCCAACATCAGATAAAGAGGCACAGGACTAAAAGACTCGGTCTTAGTGTCACTAATTTTAGTAAGAGCAACTCTTGCTTCGTCTTTGCGTCCTAGCAAGATCAAAGCTTTAATGCGATCAAACTCTACATAGTCCCCTTTGCCACTGTCTGGCTCCAAACATTTAACTGTGGCTTGACCAAGTTGATCACGGCGAGCTGGCGGAAGTATTTCCAATAATTCGACTAAACCACCATACCAAAAGCGCCTGCCACTGCTCATCTGAGACAGGGCTTTAGCAGTGACATCACTTTCGATTTTATCTATCTGCTTCTGGTCTCTAAGTAATCTAGCGATTTTCACCTCATTGGCCAGGTCTTCAAAATCGAGCGTGTAATACTCTCCACTGGGACCTGCAGATTTAGCCACAAGAGCCTCAACTGACTTGAGAGCCTGGTAATAGTGTTTAATTGAGTCTTCCGAATCGCCCATAACGAGCTCTAAGTCAGCAATCATTTTTAGATCGGTAAATTGCAGTCCGGCACCATATTCGCTCTTATTAACATCCGTTCTGACACTTATGCTGGTGATAAACCGTTTGAGAGAGTCAAAAGCAAGCTTATAGTTTTGCCCTTTTACATAAAACTTGTAGAGATCTCGCATAGATAATCGGCGATCGTAGTCACTACCATCAGCGCTCTTAATAGAACTTTTGAGATCAGCAACAAACAAATCATTCAACTCAAGAAGTTGATAAAGCGAGGCGCGCTTGTTAAGTTGCTCGCAGCTTAGCTTCATCTGAGCAGTAGCATGCAAATCTTTCAGTGCCAGCTCTTTTTTTTTCAAGAGTGCGATAACAATCGGCCCTTTCAATCAGTGTTTCAAAACTTGGTCCTGCCATAGCAATCGCTTTAGAATATGCCTCAATAGCAAGTCCAGGATTATCACCTTGCAGCACATCACCTTTAAGCTTTAGCCATTTAGCCACCGCTGGCTGAAGACGAATTAAGTGCTCATAGTCTGCCAATGCTAATTTGTTGAGGCTCTTTTCATAGTAGGCATTAGCTCTGCGCTCAAGTGCTTTGATGTTGTCCTTATCGTGTTTGAGTATTTCACTACTCTCGGCAATAATCGTATCGGCATCTGGATCATCTTTATCGCCGCGATCTCTCAAGCTCTCAAAGACTTTACTCAGTGGATTGCCGGGAGTACGCGAGACAACGATAATAACAGCCAGTCCAGCCATGTCTATAGTCAGGAGCACACCAACAAACAACATCAGTTTGCGACCAAAGCTCCAGTCCTTGATACTCATATCTTGCTATTTACCACTCTGTGACTGTAGTTTGGTATCCAGCAAATCAAGCAGTGCCTGCTGATTACCGACACCTGCTGCCGCTCTAACCAGGAGCTTAGCTCTTTTAGACTCTTTTTGGATTTCAGCTAAGCGACTCAAAGTATATAAATCCTCGCCATGTACGCCAGGATCACCTTTTACCTTGATGCACAATTCTTTAGCCTGCTCAAAATTGCCTGAGACAAACTCTGCTCTAGCAGCGCGCAGTTGATCCTTATCGGAGCGATTCTCTTTGATGCCTCTTGCCACGACTAGAGCGGTTTCGGGGTCATCGAGAGCAAGATAGAGCTCAACGTTTTTCATGGCGCCAGGGGCATAAGGATCAATTTGTGTCATCGCTCTTCTGGCTTCACCGAGGCGGTCACTGAGTATAGCCAGCTCAATTTTATCGCGTTCAAAATTGTCTCCCTGGGCTTTTACACGCTCCAGATATTGCAAAGCAGCGTCGCACAGCTCCACACGAGCTGGTCTCGATAGGGCGGTGATAAGCTCCAGCAAATTTGTGTAACCACTAGACTGGCCGCTAGCAAGTATTTCTTTGGCTTTGCCCACAACATGCTTTTGGCTCTTATCTATAAGACCGGGTGTTTTTAGGATTTGTGCTATTTGCAGCTCTTGTAAAAGATCACCAAAATCTAGCACGCCATATCGCTCCCAGACCTGCTCTTTGTCATTATTTGCAGCAACTATAAAGGCATAGGCTTTTTGGTAGGTTGACATTGCCTCATTTTTTTGACCGGCGGCAAGTAACAGGTCAGCCAGTACTTTGTACTGTTTGCCCAAGATCAAATTGCGCTCAACAGGTGGTGATTTAGCTAGCTCCTCAGACAGGGTGTTTGTAAAGCGTCTCTGCAAACTGACAGCTTCAGCTACTCTCTCTTGATTTAGCAAATACCGATAAAGACAATGATTATTGACTGCACGCCCATGCAGGTCACCACCGGCGGTATTAGCATAGTCAACGATTATGCTAACAAACTTTTTGCTCTCTCCCGCCTGCAAATAAGCATTAGCCAGGATTAGTATCTGCTCTGGCGCAAGCGTACTGCTCTTGATGGTCTGTAAGTCCTTGAGACAAAGAGCCTTTTGCCCGACTTGTGCATAACAAGTTGCACGACCGAGCAAATAGTCGACTTTGGCACCGTCCATCTTTATGAGCTGATTGTATGCGGGGATAGCCTGCTGTGGATCAAACTTTTGCTCAGCCATAGCCTGCCATTTTACCCAGAGATAG
Above is a window of Candidatus Obscuribacter sp. DNA encoding:
- the hypD gene encoding hydrogenase formation protein HypD, with product MKYVDEFREPEKASKLFAQIETLAAEVSGKLGRPVQLMEFCGGHTHAIFRFGIEQMLSKNIELIHGPGCPVCVLPRSRVDDCVALAERDDVIFTTFGDAMRVPGSKKSLLQAKADGAQVKMVYSPLDALALAKQNPDKEVIFFALGFETTMPSTALTLLQAESDGVKNFSLFCNHITTVPILQSLLDAPQFSIDGFVAPGHVSMVVGEEPFDYIANRYQKPLVITGFEPLDILQSIIMLLLQLKEGRAQMQNQYARVVLKQGNHPGLSAMAKVFELRDKFEWRGLGSIDQSGVKIRDEYARYDAERKFPVASIKVEDPINCQCGEVLKGMIKPWQCKVFGTLCTPEQPLGALMVSSEGACAAYYRFGNVEELLVQKENYLAKGK
- a CDS encoding HypC/HybG/HupF family hydrogenase formation chaperone; protein product: MCLGIPGQIVEITDPLRNLAKVDVSGVKREINIACIVDQDHPVEKCVGDWVLIHVGFAMGRIDEVEARRTMDLLIELGEAQKEMEAMQETQSKL
- the hypF gene encoding carbamoyltransferase HypF, which gives rise to MSGRLIRIRGTVQGVGFRPTVYGEALKHSITGHILNDGEGVLIKAFGAEADLDAFITAIKDNCPPLGQIDSIDWCNLSDIELNCCDPVPDRFAIVESVSSSARTSIAADARTCPACLEETLSPNSRRYRYPFTNCTHCGPRLSIISGIPYDRPNTSMAPFALCSDCLKEYKDPLDRRFHAQPNACYVCGPVVELVRTDGLRLSRAERPQSDDVDIAASLILKGQIVAIKGIGGFHIACDATNAPVVALLRERKKRFAKPFALMAKSIEMIERYCHVSEEEKALLSSAAAPVVLLDIKAPGNIASGIAPGQNTLGFMLPYTPLHHLLLSAINQPIVLTSANLADEPQCTDNDDTLRRLAGLADFVLLHNRAIVNRIDDSVARVVQGQTVVVRRARGYAPAPISLPPGFEGMGQVLALGGELKNTFCLVKDDKAILSQHMGDLEDAATYIDYLKNIDLYRRLFQFEPTIIAIDQHPEYLSAKLGRQMLEESKGAKPITLESVQHHHAHVAACLAEHNYPISAAKILGVALDGLGYGEGQLWGGEFLFCDYYGYERLATFKPISMPGGSMAMREPWRNSFAHFVSAMGWNSYLADYEKIELTEFFKTKNLATFESMITNGINSPLASSCGRLFDAVAAAIGICREVASYEGQAAIELEAIASNEELCSNEQNAVYPFAISNLDSGLPYLEPAGMWQALLGDLARQVSAPVISARFHRGLAVAVANMVKKLSIVDSSPRFDTVVLTGGVFQNRLLLQLTRDLLQVHGFTVLTPARIPANDGGIALGQALIASANSLERK
- the chrA gene encoding chromate efflux transporter, giving the protein MNHQNKLLNLSVLFFKLGFTAFGGPAAHIAMMQQEVVRRRNWLSEIEFLDLVSAANLIPGPNSTELAIHIGYRQAGLAGLAVAGLCFILPAALMVTAIAAVYVQLHQLPQLIAIMLGIKPVVLAIILHASIALAKSVLKTNLSRLACICALIGCFCALGEITILLLTGLLLMFVQTDKHIRQTRISALIIVPLAVIALLLMANDFGITLPWVVSQDTAAASYNLPALFCYFAKVGAVLYGSGYVLLAFLQKDLVNSMHWITTGQLMDATAIGQVTPGPVFTTATFIGYLLGGTSGALAATTGIFLPAFGFVAITAPYLSRLRQSILLGNMLDGVNAASLALMIYVFIQLIPGALQNVITGLIFALSLVILQLKPINATWLIALGALTGYLFFR
- a CDS encoding S-layer homology domain-containing protein, whose product is MNKTAVTYLVLSASLLASTLSLSGCSSSGPKAEDLAKLQQENAALKADIESLKKQMESKSVEIEKAKDSAADTAESTASTTDSATGSTAAATNTTESTTPKVSFTDIADVFGEKEIKRLTELKVIEDGATFDPTKPISRAQFVDWLVKANNVIKPKKYMIRKAEKSAKPAFTDVPATNTAFPAIQGMSDSDWSIGFTDKTFRPDQNLTREQMIAIKAPLDYQQKDLSNYLDKWRDNAKISKDFKATMNLEAFAGHNWERVFGATKSCDPQKTVTRAEAAVCLYQFYSNQQDFSAADPQGGT
- a CDS encoding fumarylacetoacetate hydrolase family protein, with amino-acid sequence MLYKNTTAEVEIFGQKLPEPRVLLDFLGFETHIKQIRDKRGASVYPGWYDHAAYYVIDLPADKMYGPGEVVPILSTVKAPDYEFEIGCLATKHALITSPEEALKYFQEHCYLTILNDWSARDVQKKDMEGLGPTNSKFILGKSIGPKFVKASDIKMDDNGVLFMEMTLKINGEVRSQSNYQSLYHTHPVTGAKQAWSFPRIFAWLGSQNIAIQPGYLFGSGTVGNGCIAEFSAKMDPVTGQELKPAQFGWLKDGDEVSMEVEGIGVLSNKVKVKEYAAIK